One segment of Leuconostoc lactis DNA contains the following:
- a CDS encoding Gfo/Idh/MocA family protein has translation MIKLGTIGTNWITKMFIEAALQTGDYELTKVYSRRQAGGEAFVAELGLENVDVVTTLSDLYTDLDVVYIASPNALHFEQAKVAIQSGVHVIVEKPSTSNPTEFAAIEALLANHPDVRYFEAARHVHQPNFKIIQQAMGDLTQLQGATLVYQKYSSRFDAYLAGEEPNVLTREFSAGALYDLGVYPIYAAIALFGAPRAVQYLPILLANGADARGVANLFYDDFNVTAIFGKNANSYLSSEVYGLKETISTDNIAELDTVTFHDGEGHSADIGETPDANPMVREAQDFAAIMNDPVGHHLQYTQWFQLAKQVNQTLFDLRSSAGIIFPADQKEM, from the coding sequence GGAACGATTGGGACGAATTGGATTACCAAAATGTTTATTGAAGCGGCACTTCAAACTGGTGATTATGAGTTAACGAAAGTTTATTCAAGACGCCAGGCCGGTGGAGAAGCATTTGTAGCCGAACTGGGGTTGGAAAATGTCGATGTTGTCACAACTTTGAGTGACCTCTACACAGACCTTGACGTGGTCTATATTGCGTCACCAAATGCCCTGCATTTTGAACAGGCGAAAGTGGCCATTCAATCTGGTGTGCATGTGATTGTTGAAAAGCCATCAACGAGCAATCCAACAGAATTTGCCGCGATTGAGGCGTTACTGGCCAACCACCCAGATGTACGCTATTTTGAAGCAGCCCGCCATGTGCACCAACCGAACTTTAAGATTATCCAACAGGCCATGGGTGATTTAACACAGTTACAAGGGGCAACATTGGTTTATCAAAAGTACTCATCACGCTTTGATGCCTATTTGGCTGGTGAGGAACCAAATGTCCTCACCCGTGAATTTAGCGCAGGCGCTTTGTATGATTTGGGTGTTTATCCAATCTATGCAGCGATTGCTTTATTCGGGGCACCACGTGCTGTGCAATATTTGCCAATCCTCTTGGCTAATGGTGCTGATGCACGTGGCGTTGCCAACCTCTTTTATGATGACTTTAATGTCACCGCAATTTTTGGAAAAAATGCCAATTCTTACCTGTCGAGTGAAGTATATGGCTTGAAAGAAACCATTTCGACGGATAATATTGCTGAACTCGATACTGTGACTTTCCATGATGGGGAAGGGCACAGCGCCGACATTGGGGAAACACCCGATGCTAATCCGATGGTACGTGAAGCCCAAGACTTTGCGGCTATCATGAATGACCCCGTTGGCCACCATTTGCAGTATACGCAGTGGTTCCAACTTGCTAAACAAGTCAATCAAACGCTGTTTGACTTACGTTCGTCGGCTGGTATTATTTTCCCAGCTGACCAGAAAGAAATGTAA